One region of Oryza glaberrima chromosome 7, OglaRS2, whole genome shotgun sequence genomic DNA includes:
- the LOC127779534 gene encoding AP2-like ethylene-responsive transcription factor CRL5 isoform X2 encodes MTNSNNGNGGTNAAASGWLGFSLSPHMASSTMDEHHHVHHHQQQQQQQQQHHQQQQHGLFFPSVTTAAAAAAYGLAGDVVAATNGYYSQLASMPLKSDGSLCIMEALRRTDQDHHGPKLEDFLGAAQPAMALSLDNTSSFYYGGGGAAAAGHGQHGYLQACDLYGGPAAPSLVTAADEEAAAAAAAMASWVAARGAATAYATGAADANAAENVLPSATAAQHLHHPLALSMSSGSLSSCITAGEYGMAAVAAADGGRKRGGAGGGGQKQPVHHRKSIDTFGQRTSQYRGVTRHRWTGRYEAHLWDNSCKKEGQTRKGRQVYLGGYDMEEKAARAYDLAALKYWGPSTHINFPLEDYQEELEEMKNMTRQEYVAHLRRKSSGFSRGASMYRGVTRHHQHGRWQARIGRVSGNKDLYLGTFSTQEEAAEAYDVAAIKFRGLNAVTNFDITRYDVDKIMASNTLLPADLARRNAATTTSKDDHSAAAAGAIVSVHSAADIAVADTLWKATTAPRQQQQHHDDVVLSGADQAAFSVLHDLVAVDAAAAHHQQQQQQHMSMSAASSLVTSLSNSREGSPDRGGGLSMLFAKPSPAVAASAQQQASTKLMAAPLPLGSWVSSPPASARPPAVSIAHMPLFAAWTDA; translated from the exons ATGACGAACAGCAACAATGGCAATGGCGGCACGAACGCGGCGGCGAGTGGATGGCTGGGCTTCTCGCTGTCGCCTCACATGGCCTCCTCCACCATGGACGAACACCACCACGTGCACCACCaccaacagcaacagcagcagcagcagcagcatcaccagcagcagcaacatggtttgttcttcccttcggtgaccaccgccgccgccgccgccgcgtatgggctcgccggcgacgtcgtggCCGCCACCAATGGGTACTACTCCCAGCTCGCCTCCATGCCGCTCAAGTCCGACGGCTCGCTCTGCATCATGGAGGCTCTCCGGAGAACCGATCAAGATCATCACG GGCCCAAGCTTGAGGACTTCCTCGGCGCGGCGCAGCCGGCGATGGCGCTGAGCCTGGACAACACCTCCAGCTTctactacggcggcggcggcgccgccgccgccgggcacgGCCAACACGGCTACCTCCAGGCGTGCGACCTGTACGGCGGcccggccgcgccgtcgctcgtgaccgccgccgacgaggaggcggccgcggccgcggccgccatgGCGAGCTGggtggccgcgcgcggcgccgccaccgcgtacGCCAcgggcgccgccgacgcgaaCGCCGCCGAGAacgtcctcccctccgccaccgccgcgcagcACCTGCACCACCCGCTCGCCCTGTCCATGAGCTCCGGCTCCCTCTCCAGCTGCATCACCGCCGGCGAGTACGGCATGGCGGCCGTGGCAGCCGCCGACGGTGGCCGCAagcgcggtggcgccggcggcggcgggcagaagCAGCCGGTGCACCACCGCAAGTCCATCGACACGTTCGGTCAGAGGACGTCGCAGTACAGAGGCGTCACCAG GCATAGGTGGACTGGGCGATATGAGGCGCACCTGTGGGACAACAGCTGCAAGAAGGAAGGCCAGACCAGGAAAGGGAGgcaag TTTATCTCG GTGGGTATGACATGGAGGAGAAAGCGGCGAGAGCGTATGACCTGGCGGCGCTCAAGTATTGGGGCCCTTCCACACACATCAACTTCCCG cTGGAGGACTACcaggaggagctggaggagatgaAGAACATGACAAGGCAGGAGTATGTGGCTCACTTAAGGAG GAAAAGCAGCGGTTTCTCACGGGGAGCTTCCATGTACCGTGGTGTCACAAG GCATCATCAGCACGGACGGTGGCAGGCACGCATCGGCCGAGTCTCCGGCAACAAGGACCTCTACCTCGGCACTTTCA gcacgcaggaggaggcggcggaggcgtacGACGTGGCGGCGATCAAGTTCCGGGGGCTCAACGCCGTCACCAACTTCGACATCACCCGCTACGACGTCGACAAGATCATGGCCAGCAacaccctcctccccgccgacctcgcccgccgcaacgccgccaccaccacctccaaggacgaccactccgccgccgccgccggcgccattgtCTCGGTGCActccgccgccgacatcgccgtcgccgacaccCTCTGGAAGGCCACCACTGCCccgaggcagcagcagcagcaccacgaCGACGTCGTGCTGTCCGGCGCCGACCAGGCCGCATTCTCCGTCCTccacgacctcgtcgccgtcgacgccgcggcggcgcaccaccagcagcagcagcagcagcacatgtccatgtcggcggcgtcgtcgctggTGACGAGCCTGAGCAACTCGCGCGAGGGGAGCcccgaccgcggcggcggcctctccATGCTcttcgccaagccgtcgcccgccgtggcggcgtcggcgcagcAGCAGGCGTCGACCAAGCTcatggcggcgccgctgccgctcggctCCTGggtctcctcgccgccggcgtctgcCAGGCCGCCCGCCGTCTCCATCGCCCACATGCCCCTCTTCGCCGCCTGGACCGACGCCTAA
- the LOC127779534 gene encoding AP2-like ethylene-responsive transcription factor CRL5 isoform X1: MTNSNNGNGGTNAAASGWLGFSLSPHMASSTMDEHHHVHHHQQQQQQQQQHHQQQQHGLFFPSVTTAAAAAAYGLAGDVVAATNGYYSQLASMPLKSDGSLCIMEALRRTDQDHHGPKLEDFLGAAQPAMALSLDNTSSFYYGGGGAAAAGHGQHGYLQACDLYGGPAAPSLVTAADEEAAAAAAAMASWVAARGAATAYATGAADANAAENVLPSATAAQHLHHPLALSMSSGSLSSCITAGEYGMAAVAAADGGRKRGGAGGGGQKQPVHHRKSIDTFGQRTSQYRGVTSRHRWTGRYEAHLWDNSCKKEGQTRKGRQVYLGGYDMEEKAARAYDLAALKYWGPSTHINFPLEDYQEELEEMKNMTRQEYVAHLRRKSSGFSRGASMYRGVTRHHQHGRWQARIGRVSGNKDLYLGTFSTQEEAAEAYDVAAIKFRGLNAVTNFDITRYDVDKIMASNTLLPADLARRNAATTTSKDDHSAAAAGAIVSVHSAADIAVADTLWKATTAPRQQQQHHDDVVLSGADQAAFSVLHDLVAVDAAAAHHQQQQQQHMSMSAASSLVTSLSNSREGSPDRGGGLSMLFAKPSPAVAASAQQQASTKLMAAPLPLGSWVSSPPASARPPAVSIAHMPLFAAWTDA; this comes from the exons ATGACGAACAGCAACAATGGCAATGGCGGCACGAACGCGGCGGCGAGTGGATGGCTGGGCTTCTCGCTGTCGCCTCACATGGCCTCCTCCACCATGGACGAACACCACCACGTGCACCACCaccaacagcaacagcagcagcagcagcagcatcaccagcagcagcaacatggtttgttcttcccttcggtgaccaccgccgccgccgccgccgcgtatgggctcgccggcgacgtcgtggCCGCCACCAATGGGTACTACTCCCAGCTCGCCTCCATGCCGCTCAAGTCCGACGGCTCGCTCTGCATCATGGAGGCTCTCCGGAGAACCGATCAAGATCATCACG GGCCCAAGCTTGAGGACTTCCTCGGCGCGGCGCAGCCGGCGATGGCGCTGAGCCTGGACAACACCTCCAGCTTctactacggcggcggcggcgccgccgccgccgggcacgGCCAACACGGCTACCTCCAGGCGTGCGACCTGTACGGCGGcccggccgcgccgtcgctcgtgaccgccgccgacgaggaggcggccgcggccgcggccgccatgGCGAGCTGggtggccgcgcgcggcgccgccaccgcgtacGCCAcgggcgccgccgacgcgaaCGCCGCCGAGAacgtcctcccctccgccaccgccgcgcagcACCTGCACCACCCGCTCGCCCTGTCCATGAGCTCCGGCTCCCTCTCCAGCTGCATCACCGCCGGCGAGTACGGCATGGCGGCCGTGGCAGCCGCCGACGGTGGCCGCAagcgcggtggcgccggcggcggcgggcagaagCAGCCGGTGCACCACCGCAAGTCCATCGACACGTTCGGTCAGAGGACGTCGCAGTACAGAGGCGTCACCAG CAGGCATAGGTGGACTGGGCGATATGAGGCGCACCTGTGGGACAACAGCTGCAAGAAGGAAGGCCAGACCAGGAAAGGGAGgcaag TTTATCTCG GTGGGTATGACATGGAGGAGAAAGCGGCGAGAGCGTATGACCTGGCGGCGCTCAAGTATTGGGGCCCTTCCACACACATCAACTTCCCG cTGGAGGACTACcaggaggagctggaggagatgaAGAACATGACAAGGCAGGAGTATGTGGCTCACTTAAGGAG GAAAAGCAGCGGTTTCTCACGGGGAGCTTCCATGTACCGTGGTGTCACAAG GCATCATCAGCACGGACGGTGGCAGGCACGCATCGGCCGAGTCTCCGGCAACAAGGACCTCTACCTCGGCACTTTCA gcacgcaggaggaggcggcggaggcgtacGACGTGGCGGCGATCAAGTTCCGGGGGCTCAACGCCGTCACCAACTTCGACATCACCCGCTACGACGTCGACAAGATCATGGCCAGCAacaccctcctccccgccgacctcgcccgccgcaacgccgccaccaccacctccaaggacgaccactccgccgccgccgccggcgccattgtCTCGGTGCActccgccgccgacatcgccgtcgccgacaccCTCTGGAAGGCCACCACTGCCccgaggcagcagcagcagcaccacgaCGACGTCGTGCTGTCCGGCGCCGACCAGGCCGCATTCTCCGTCCTccacgacctcgtcgccgtcgacgccgcggcggcgcaccaccagcagcagcagcagcagcacatgtccatgtcggcggcgtcgtcgctggTGACGAGCCTGAGCAACTCGCGCGAGGGGAGCcccgaccgcggcggcggcctctccATGCTcttcgccaagccgtcgcccgccgtggcggcgtcggcgcagcAGCAGGCGTCGACCAAGCTcatggcggcgccgctgccgctcggctCCTGggtctcctcgccgccggcgtctgcCAGGCCGCCCGCCGTCTCCATCGCCCACATGCCCCTCTTCGCCGCCTGGACCGACGCCTAA